In Saccharicrinis fermentans DSM 9555 = JCM 21142, a genomic segment contains:
- a CDS encoding L,D-transpeptidase family protein: MDQFIIGWMQCIDSSEEIIKLSYGDKKVVEGEEEEGARLQGGKFPTLTFDGNQLTIYHNGNETYSTKAYSGRPLEDGTFDYSVARQKMEKIGPIPEGTYFINGSKIQTMSTLDGLIGLAQVGGWPGGSFAWGEQRAWITPLTKINTDGRGGFSIHGGYELGSAGCIDLVGNVVPFFNNLQSTPGGNGMIMLKVRY, from the coding sequence ATGGATCAATTTATTATAGGGTGGATGCAATGTATCGACAGCTCTGAGGAAATCATAAAATTGAGTTATGGAGATAAAAAAGTTGTAGAGGGGGAAGAAGAGGAAGGTGCCAGATTGCAAGGGGGTAAGTTTCCAACATTAACTTTTGATGGAAATCAATTGACAATTTACCATAACGGAAATGAGACATATAGCACTAAGGCATATTCAGGGAGACCATTGGAAGATGGGACATTTGATTATTCTGTAGCTCGCCAAAAAATGGAAAAAATTGGTCCAATTCCAGAGGGAACGTACTTTATTAATGGTAGTAAAATACAAACGATGTCAACACTTGATGGACTTATAGGATTAGCTCAGGTTGGAGGTTGGCCAGGAGGATCTTTTGCATGGGGAGAACAAAGGGCTTGGATTACTCCTTTGACTAAAATCAATACCGACGGAAGAGGTGGTTTCTCTATACATGGAGGCTATGAACTAGGTAGTGCAGGGTGTATTGATTTAGTTGGGAATGTCGTACCGTTCTTCAATAATTTACAAAGTACGCCAGGAGGAAATGGTATGATAATGTTAAAAGTCAGGTATTAA
- a CDS encoding helix-turn-helix domain-containing protein: MSIFGKKPRECREAKGLSQKELAKLLNTYYSVIGKYERDEMQPSIEAAKKIAKLVSTTVGYLLGETDEENILKDPEMLKRLHEIEKMDNEDRGIILKVLDGFIKSVKLKNIAAL, encoded by the coding sequence ATGTCAATATTTGGTAAAAAACCTAGAGAATGCAGGGAAGCCAAAGGACTTTCACAAAAGGAACTGGCAAAGCTTCTTAATACTTATTATTCTGTAATAGGTAAATATGAGCGTGATGAGATGCAGCCAAGCATTGAAGCTGCCAAAAAAATAGCAAAACTGGTTAGTACAACCGTAGGTTATTTATTGGGAGAGACTGACGAGGAAAATATTTTAAAAGACCCTGAGATGCTTAAACGCCTCCATGAAATTGAGAAGATGGATAATGAGGATAGAGGTATTATTCTTAAAGTCTTGGACGGGTTTATTAAATCTGTGAAGCTTAAAAATATTGCTGCGTTATAA